From Deinococcus taeanensis, one genomic window encodes:
- a CDS encoding ABC transporter ATP-binding protein, with protein MFPAPHSVPQPDETLTLRERLRDLRATLSLVWHASPTHSATYGLTSLAASALPAANLYVGKLLLDEVARAAQGNVTYRALLTLLAVQVGLVVLGNLISTVQNAAQQLLGDSLQHAVSRRILGKASTLSVEAFENADTYDRLQQAWREVGSRPLGVATQLVTLAGAAVTLGSVGALMTTLGPWVLPLVILASVPGVIVSNRFGVEGYRMLRRQTHDARVQNYLGSLLTSDTLVKEVRLFGFEGYLMDRWRTYYLGFRTQLVTLVRRRSAWGFAAGLLSALLIGLASALILRRAAGGQISVGDFSVFVLGITQVQGTVSSLLNGFSAIYQNLLYMRNLYAFLELPTRDLDAGEPWQGRIESIEFRDVSFRYPLTDRDVLRGVNFTVRRGEALALVGENGAGKTTIVKLLTLLFAPTGGQILLNGLDAARFSPRSVQREMSIIFQDFGQYQMTARDNVALAEVGRLDDTSAVQSATRQAGAAFIETLPQGLDTPLGRLFQGGRQLSGGQWQRLALARLYFRDASVLVFDEPTAALDARAEFDTIQALREQTLDRITLLVSHRFSTVRLADQIIVLSGGEIVEAGSHDALLAQHGRYATLYDLQARGYT; from the coding sequence ATGTTTCCCGCGCCCCACTCCGTACCCCAGCCAGATGAGACCCTGACCCTGCGTGAGCGCCTGCGGGACCTGCGCGCCACACTGTCGCTGGTCTGGCACGCCAGCCCCACCCACAGCGCCACGTACGGGCTGACCAGCCTGGCCGCCAGCGCCCTGCCCGCCGCGAACCTGTACGTCGGCAAGCTCCTGCTTGACGAGGTGGCGCGCGCCGCCCAGGGCAACGTCACCTACCGCGCCCTGCTGACCCTGCTGGCCGTGCAGGTGGGCCTCGTGGTCCTGGGCAACCTGATCAGTACCGTGCAGAACGCCGCGCAGCAGCTGCTCGGCGACAGCCTTCAGCACGCGGTGAGCCGCCGCATTCTCGGCAAGGCCTCCACCCTGAGCGTCGAAGCGTTCGAGAACGCCGACACCTACGACCGGCTGCAGCAGGCGTGGCGGGAGGTCGGGTCGCGCCCGCTGGGCGTCGCCACGCAGCTCGTGACGCTCGCCGGCGCAGCCGTGACCCTCGGCTCGGTGGGCGCCCTGATGACCACGCTGGGCCCCTGGGTGCTGCCCCTCGTGATTCTCGCCAGCGTACCCGGCGTGATCGTCAGCAACCGCTTCGGTGTGGAAGGCTACCGCATGCTGCGCCGCCAGACGCACGACGCCCGCGTGCAGAACTACCTCGGCAGCCTCCTGACCTCCGACACCCTGGTCAAGGAAGTGCGGCTGTTCGGTTTTGAAGGGTACCTGATGGACCGCTGGCGCACCTACTACCTGGGCTTCCGCACGCAGCTTGTCACCCTCGTGCGCCGCCGCTCCGCGTGGGGCTTCGCCGCCGGGCTGCTCAGCGCCCTGCTGATCGGCCTGGCCAGCGCCCTGATCCTGCGCCGCGCCGCGGGCGGGCAGATCAGCGTCGGAGACTTCAGTGTCTTCGTGCTGGGCATCACGCAGGTGCAGGGCACCGTCTCGAGCCTCCTGAACGGCTTTTCCGCGATCTACCAGAACCTCCTGTACATGCGCAACCTCTACGCCTTCCTCGAACTGCCCACCCGCGACCTCGACGCCGGCGAGCCCTGGCAGGGCCGCATCGAGAGTATCGAATTCCGGGACGTGAGCTTCCGGTACCCGCTGACCGACCGGGACGTGCTGCGCGGCGTGAACTTCACGGTGCGCCGCGGCGAGGCGCTCGCCCTGGTCGGCGAGAACGGCGCCGGGAAGACGACCATCGTGAAACTCCTGACACTGCTGTTCGCCCCGACCGGCGGGCAGATCCTCCTGAACGGGCTGGACGCCGCGCGCTTCAGCCCGCGCAGCGTGCAGCGCGAAATGAGCATCATCTTCCAGGACTTCGGGCAGTACCAGATGACCGCCCGGGACAACGTCGCCCTGGCCGAGGTCGGCCGCCTGGACGACACCAGCGCCGTGCAGAGCGCCACCCGCCAGGCCGGCGCGGCGTTCATCGAGACCCTCCCCCAGGGGCTGGACACCCCGCTGGGCCGGCTGTTCCAGGGCGGCCGGCAGCTGTCCGGCGGGCAGTGGCAGCGCCTGGCGCTCGCCCGGCTGTACTTCCGGGACGCCTCGGTGCTCGTGTTCGACGAACCCACCGCCGCGCTCGACGCCCGCGCTGAATTCGACACCATCCAGGCGCTGCGCGAACAGACCCTCGACCGCATCACCCTCCTGGTCTCCCACCGCTTCTCCACCGTGCGCCTCGCCGACCAGATCATTGTCCTGAGCGGCGGCGAGATCGTGGAAGCCGGGTCACACGACGCGCTGCTCGCCCAGCACGGCCGGTACGCCACGCTGTACGACCTGCAGGCCCGCGGCTACACCTGA
- the rsgA gene encoding ribosome small subunit-dependent GTPase A — protein MSALNLTEVGWTPAFEAAAALVRAASPDLSLLPARVAGVGRNTATLWTEGGPQEAVFAGALRQSELSPVIGDWVLAEVVPAGSAQGAPLRVHAVLPRRTAFTRAVQGGAQVLSANVDVVMVMTAPDGDVDHARLRRYLEAVQAGGARAALLLNKVDLSRNVSGVLADLRALDPAVPVLDLSARSGQGVAEVRALIGPGETAALIGSSGMGKSTLTNALLGREVALTGEVGATREGRHTTTARTLYRLPGGGVLVDNPGLRDIEVWRGDDPAGFEDVEAFAAECRFRKCTHSGEPGCAVERAVARGQLSRERVEAFRAAHGEKPVRRRRRDS, from the coding sequence GTGAGCGCCCTGAACCTGACCGAGGTGGGCTGGACGCCGGCTTTCGAGGCGGCGGCGGCGCTGGTCCGGGCAGCTTCGCCGGACCTGTCCCTGCTGCCGGCCCGGGTGGCGGGCGTCGGCCGCAACACCGCGACCCTCTGGACGGAGGGTGGCCCGCAGGAGGCGGTGTTCGCCGGAGCGCTGCGCCAGTCGGAGCTGTCCCCGGTGATCGGCGACTGGGTGCTGGCCGAGGTGGTTCCGGCCGGGTCGGCGCAGGGGGCGCCGCTGCGGGTGCACGCGGTGCTGCCGCGGCGCACGGCGTTCACGCGGGCGGTGCAGGGGGGCGCGCAGGTGCTCAGCGCGAACGTGGACGTGGTGATGGTGATGACCGCCCCGGACGGGGACGTTGATCACGCGCGGCTGCGGCGGTACCTGGAGGCGGTGCAGGCCGGCGGGGCGCGGGCGGCGCTGCTGCTGAACAAGGTGGACCTGTCGCGGAACGTGTCGGGCGTGCTGGCGGACCTGCGGGCGCTGGATCCGGCGGTGCCGGTCCTGGACCTGTCGGCGCGGTCGGGGCAGGGGGTCGCGGAGGTTCGCGCTCTGATTGGCCCTGGAGAGACGGCGGCCCTGATCGGCTCGTCGGGCATGGGCAAGAGCACCCTGACGAACGCCCTGCTGGGGCGCGAGGTGGCCCTGACCGGTGAGGTGGGGGCCACGCGGGAGGGGCGGCACACGACGACCGCCCGGACGCTCTACCGCCTGCCGGGGGGCGGGGTGCTCGTAGACAACCCGGGCCTGCGGGACATTGAGGTCTGGCGCGGGGACGACCCGGCGGGGTTTGAGGATGTGGAGGCGTTTGCGGCAGAGTGCCGGTTCCGGAAGTGCACGCATTCAGGCGAGCCGGGCTGCGCGGTGGAGCGGGCCGTGGCGCGGGGGCAGTTGAGCCGGGAACGGGTGGAGGCCTTTCGTGCGGCGCACGGGGAGAAACCGGTCCGGCGGCGCCGCCGGGATTCCTGA
- the nirB gene encoding nitrite reductase large subunit NirB, whose protein sequence is MVGHCLVETLRDAAPHSALHLTVISEEPRLAYDRVHLSSHFDQPRPDLALATPETYAAQGVQVVYGRAGHVDLRRRTVQVNDQSVPYDALVFATGSFPFVPPVPGRDAQGCFVYRTLNDLDAIRAAADGARTGVVIGGGLLGLEAAGALRKLGLRTHVVEFAPHLMPAQLDAEGGATLRRTIEAMGITVHTATATRQVRAGPQGRVTGLEFEGGDTLDAEVVVFSAGIRPRDDLARAAGLKVGERGGIEISDATRTSDPHVYAVGECALHAGRIYGLVAPGYQMARVAATNLLRDLGLSDAPEAHFRGADLSTRLKLLGVEVGSFGDAKGVTPGSRSVSLSDNVRGTYSRLVLSGDGRQVLGGLLVGDTARYADLLDLTVSGAPLTVPPETLIVPPAPGGAAVSRDALVCSCENVRESAICGAVQGGARDVAALKKCTGAGTGCGGCVPSLSGLLHSELRRLGEQVTNHLCEHYPYSRQELFDLIRVRGLRSWAEVLAAHGSGHGCEVCKPAVGSILASLHGELVLSPAHAPVQDTNDAFLANIQKNGTYSVVPRIPGGEVTADGLIAIGEVARRFGLYCKLTGGQRIDLLGAHRDDLPAIWEALIAAGFESGHAYGKSLRTVKSCVGSTWCRYGVQDSTGLAIRLELRYRGLRSPHKLKSGVSGCTRECAEARSKDFGIIATEKGWNVYVGGNGGVTPRHATLLAADLTEPEVITLLDRYLMFYVRTADRLQRTSAWLEQLDGGLDYLRAVIIDDRLGLCAELDAEMARHVAAYQDEWAAAVNDPAIRDRFRTFVNSDARDPGIEWVDERGQIRPADLERLTPLPMLGGD, encoded by the coding sequence ATGGTCGGCCACTGCCTCGTCGAGACCCTGCGCGACGCCGCGCCGCACAGCGCCCTGCACCTCACCGTGATCAGCGAGGAACCCAGGCTCGCCTATGACCGCGTGCACCTCAGCAGCCACTTCGATCAGCCGCGCCCGGACCTCGCGCTCGCCACACCGGAGACCTACGCCGCCCAGGGCGTGCAGGTCGTGTACGGCCGGGCCGGGCACGTCGACCTGCGCAGGCGCACCGTTCAGGTCAACGACCAGAGCGTCCCCTACGACGCTCTGGTCTTCGCCACCGGCTCGTTCCCCTTCGTTCCGCCCGTCCCCGGCCGTGACGCCCAGGGCTGCTTCGTGTACCGCACCCTCAACGACCTGGACGCCATCCGCGCGGCGGCCGACGGCGCCCGCACCGGCGTGGTGATCGGCGGGGGGCTGCTGGGCCTGGAAGCGGCCGGCGCACTGCGCAAACTCGGCCTCAGGACCCACGTGGTGGAGTTCGCGCCGCACCTCATGCCCGCGCAGCTGGACGCGGAGGGTGGCGCCACCCTGCGCCGCACCATTGAGGCCATGGGCATCACCGTGCACACCGCCACCGCGACCCGGCAGGTGCGCGCCGGTCCGCAGGGCCGCGTGACCGGCCTGGAGTTCGAAGGCGGCGACACCCTGGACGCCGAGGTGGTGGTGTTCTCCGCCGGCATTCGCCCCCGCGACGACCTGGCCCGCGCGGCCGGCCTGAAGGTGGGGGAACGGGGCGGCATTGAGATCAGTGACGCCACGCGCACCAGTGACCCGCACGTGTACGCCGTGGGCGAGTGCGCCCTGCATGCCGGGCGGATCTACGGCCTGGTGGCCCCCGGGTACCAGATGGCCAGGGTGGCTGCCACGAACCTGCTGCGCGACCTGGGCCTGTCGGACGCGCCCGAAGCGCACTTCCGAGGCGCGGACCTGAGCACCCGGCTGAAACTGCTGGGCGTGGAGGTCGGGTCGTTCGGCGACGCGAAGGGCGTCACGCCCGGGTCCCGGAGCGTGTCCCTGAGTGACAACGTGCGCGGCACGTACAGCCGCCTGGTGCTGTCCGGTGACGGCCGGCAGGTGCTGGGCGGCCTGCTGGTCGGCGACACCGCCCGGTACGCGGACCTGCTGGACCTCACCGTGAGCGGCGCGCCGCTGACCGTGCCGCCCGAGACGCTGATTGTTCCGCCGGCGCCGGGTGGGGCCGCCGTGAGCCGCGACGCGCTCGTGTGCTCCTGCGAGAACGTCCGCGAGAGCGCCATCTGCGGCGCCGTGCAGGGCGGCGCGCGGGACGTCGCCGCCCTGAAGAAATGCACGGGCGCCGGCACCGGCTGCGGCGGGTGCGTGCCGTCCCTGAGCGGCCTGCTGCACAGCGAACTGCGGCGTCTCGGGGAGCAGGTCACGAACCACCTGTGCGAGCACTACCCGTACTCCCGGCAGGAACTGTTCGACCTGATCCGCGTCCGGGGGCTGCGCTCCTGGGCGGAGGTGCTGGCCGCGCACGGCTCGGGGCACGGCTGCGAGGTGTGCAAACCGGCGGTGGGCAGTATTCTCGCCAGCCTGCACGGCGAACTGGTGCTCAGCCCAGCCCACGCCCCCGTGCAGGACACGAACGACGCGTTCCTGGCGAACATTCAGAAGAACGGCACGTACTCGGTGGTGCCGCGCATCCCGGGCGGCGAGGTCACGGCCGACGGCCTGATTGCCATTGGTGAGGTGGCGCGCCGGTTCGGGCTGTACTGCAAACTCACCGGAGGGCAGCGCATTGACCTGCTGGGCGCCCACCGGGACGACCTGCCGGCCATCTGGGAGGCGCTGATCGCCGCGGGCTTTGAGAGCGGGCACGCGTACGGCAAGAGCCTGCGGACCGTGAAAAGCTGCGTGGGCAGCACCTGGTGCCGCTACGGCGTGCAGGATTCCACCGGGCTTGCCATCCGCCTGGAACTGCGGTACCGGGGGCTGCGCAGTCCGCACAAACTCAAAAGTGGCGTCTCTGGGTGCACCCGCGAGTGCGCCGAGGCGCGCAGCAAGGATTTCGGCATCATCGCCACCGAGAAAGGCTGGAACGTGTACGTTGGCGGGAACGGCGGCGTGACGCCCAGGCACGCCACGCTGCTGGCCGCGGACCTCACCGAGCCGGAAGTGATCACGCTGCTCGACCGGTACCTGATGTTCTACGTCCGGACCGCCGACCGGCTGCAGCGCACGTCGGCGTGGCTGGAGCAGCTCGACGGGGGGCTGGATTACCTGCGCGCCGTGATCATCGACGACCGGCTGGGCCTGTGCGCCGAGCTGGACGCAGAAATGGCCCGGCATGTGGCCGCGTACCAGGATGAGTGGGCGGCGGCGGTGAACGACCCCGCCATCCGCGACCGGTTCCGCACGTTCGTGAACAGTGACGCCCGCGACCCGGGCATTGAGTGGGTCGATGAGCGCGGCCAGATCCGACCCGCGGATCTGGAGCGCCTGACCCCGCTGCCCATGCTAGGCGGCGACTGA
- a CDS encoding metal-sensitive transcriptional regulator, with amino-acid sequence MTRACHPPTHLCMPEDARKRAARRLNIARGHLDSIVRMLEDPDVYCVDVLRQLKAVQGALGGAGEVVLRGHLEAHVATASTRGDSHEIVEELMEALKYT; translated from the coding sequence ATGACCCGCGCCTGTCACCCGCCCACCCACCTGTGCATGCCGGAAGACGCCCGCAAGCGCGCCGCCCGGCGACTGAACATCGCGCGCGGGCACCTGGATTCCATCGTGCGCATGCTCGAAGACCCGGACGTGTACTGCGTGGACGTTCTGCGGCAGCTCAAGGCCGTGCAGGGCGCCCTGGGCGGTGCGGGCGAGGTGGTGCTGCGCGGGCACCTGGAAGCGCACGTGGCGACCGCCTCCACCCGGGGTGACAGCCACGAGATCGTCGAGGAGCTCATGGAGGCGCTCAAGTATACCTGA
- a CDS encoding CopZ family metallochaperone: MTTELTITGMTCGHCEKAVQSALKQVPGVEDVHVNREAGRATVTGNAEAQALIAAVTEEGYGAQVQA, encoded by the coding sequence ATGACCACCGAACTGACCATTACCGGCATGACCTGCGGCCACTGCGAAAAAGCCGTTCAGTCCGCGTTGAAACAGGTGCCCGGCGTAGAGGATGTCCACGTGAACCGCGAGGCGGGCCGCGCCACGGTGACTGGCAATGCCGAGGCGCAGGCGCTGATTGCCGCGGTCACTGAGGAAGGGTACGGCGCTCAGGTCCAGGCCTGA
- the nirD gene encoding nitrite reductase small subunit NirD, with the protein MTLTQSPSVPTLPWTRVCALADILPGTGVCALVHGEQVAVFHLAGRVFALSNRDPFTGANVLSRGLTGSYVRGGQTRFKVASPLLKHAFDLETGESLDVPGVHVPVYAARTEGGDVWTGSLA; encoded by the coding sequence ATGACCCTCACCCAGTCCCCTTCCGTTCCGACACTCCCCTGGACGCGCGTGTGCGCCCTGGCCGACATTCTTCCCGGCACCGGCGTGTGCGCCCTGGTTCACGGTGAGCAGGTCGCGGTCTTTCACCTGGCCGGCCGGGTGTTCGCCCTGAGCAACCGCGACCCGTTCACCGGCGCCAACGTCCTGTCCCGGGGCCTGACCGGCAGTTACGTCCGCGGCGGGCAGACGCGGTTCAAGGTCGCCTCGCCCCTGCTGAAACATGCTTTCGACCTGGAAACCGGAGAAAGTCTCGATGTTCCTGGTGTGCACGTCCCGGTGTACGCCGCCCGCACCGAAGGAGGTGACGTATGGACTGGTTCGCTGGCCTGA
- a CDS encoding molybdopterin oxidoreductase family protein produces MSQATLHTPTVRTTCPYCAVQCNFDLHLERGLPVKVTPTRDCPVAHGTVCKKGLAALNDLRHPERLTQPLLRKGGQLTPVSWDEALAYVRTALSPLVQTQPERIGVFGSGSLTNEKTYLLGKFARVALRTPHIDYNGRYCMASASTALNRTVGYDRGLGFPLGDMVRSDLILLIGANVAETLPPLMQYLKGAKDRGGAVYAIDPRATTTARVAGRHLAPRPGTDGLLALGLLHLMQAWGRVQPTAPAHGAAEVLAHAADYPPARVAHDCGLPEADVVALARAYAEARAPLILTGRGPEQHLHGTDTVQAWLNLAFLTGHFGKPGAGFGTLTGQGNGQGGREHGQKNDQLPGARSLRDPQHRADMAALWGVTPDHLPQPGHTAQELLNACGAPGPGGIDALIVLGSNPVVSAAGTGHVTGRLQALKHLIVIDFLPSETAQLATLVLPGSMWCEEEGTTTNLEGRVQRRRRAVTPPGAAREDWRILCDLAHAAGAPHGFTFSTFGELQSEFFRATRGGKADYSGLSAERLDRASAQWPVKHAGGPDTPYAYAPTYPTSDGLATLHVPQLRAPEAAPRALHLTTGRLGNQYQSGTQTRRNPALKAEQSVQIHPETAREHGLGAGDLVTLRTPHGQATAPVALTPGLRPDTVFISFHWPETANLLTDPHALDPHSRMPGFKVTPVTLHPARLPAPVSARGTLSVS; encoded by the coding sequence ATGAGCCAGGCGACCCTGCACACCCCCACTGTCCGGACCACCTGTCCCTACTGCGCCGTGCAGTGCAACTTCGATCTGCACCTGGAACGCGGCCTGCCCGTCAAGGTCACCCCTACCCGGGACTGCCCGGTTGCGCACGGCACCGTCTGCAAAAAAGGCCTCGCCGCCCTGAACGACCTGCGTCACCCGGAACGCCTCACGCAGCCGCTGCTGCGCAAAGGCGGGCAGCTCACCCCCGTCAGCTGGGACGAGGCCCTCGCGTACGTCCGCACGGCCCTGAGCCCCCTCGTTCAGACCCAGCCCGAACGGATCGGCGTGTTCGGCAGCGGCAGCCTCACCAACGAGAAGACCTACCTGCTGGGCAAGTTCGCCCGCGTGGCCCTGCGCACCCCGCACATCGACTACAACGGCCGGTACTGCATGGCCAGCGCCAGCACCGCCCTGAACCGCACCGTGGGGTACGACCGCGGCCTGGGCTTCCCGCTCGGCGACATGGTGCGCAGCGACCTGATCCTCCTGATCGGCGCGAATGTCGCCGAGACCCTCCCCCCCCTGATGCAGTACCTCAAAGGCGCCAAGGACCGCGGCGGCGCCGTGTACGCCATCGACCCGCGCGCCACCACCACCGCCCGGGTGGCCGGCCGGCACCTCGCCCCGCGCCCGGGCACGGACGGCCTGCTCGCCCTGGGCCTGCTGCACCTGATGCAGGCCTGGGGCCGCGTTCAGCCCACGGCGCCGGCGCACGGCGCTGCGGAGGTCCTGGCGCACGCCGCGGACTACCCCCCTGCCCGGGTCGCCCATGACTGCGGCCTCCCTGAGGCCGACGTCGTCGCCCTGGCCCGCGCGTACGCGGAGGCCCGCGCGCCTCTGATCCTCACCGGACGCGGCCCCGAACAGCACCTGCACGGCACCGACACGGTTCAGGCGTGGCTGAACCTGGCGTTCCTGACTGGGCACTTCGGGAAACCCGGCGCGGGATTCGGCACCCTGACTGGCCAGGGGAACGGGCAGGGGGGACGCGAACACGGCCAGAAGAACGACCAGCTGCCCGGCGCCCGCTCCCTGCGCGACCCGCAGCACCGGGCCGACATGGCCGCCCTGTGGGGCGTCACGCCGGACCACCTGCCGCAGCCCGGCCACACCGCGCAGGAACTCCTGAACGCCTGCGGCGCTCCTGGCCCCGGCGGCATCGACGCGCTGATCGTCCTGGGGTCCAACCCGGTGGTGAGTGCCGCCGGAACCGGGCACGTCACCGGGCGCCTCCAGGCCCTGAAGCACCTGATCGTGATTGATTTCCTGCCCAGCGAGACGGCGCAGCTGGCCACCCTGGTGCTGCCGGGCAGCATGTGGTGCGAGGAGGAAGGCACCACCACCAACCTCGAAGGGCGGGTGCAGCGCCGCCGGCGCGCCGTGACGCCGCCCGGCGCGGCGCGCGAGGACTGGCGCATCCTGTGCGACCTGGCCCACGCCGCCGGCGCACCGCACGGCTTCACGTTCTCCACCTTCGGCGAACTGCAGAGCGAGTTCTTCCGCGCCACCCGCGGCGGAAAAGCCGACTACAGCGGCCTGAGTGCCGAACGGCTCGACCGGGCGAGTGCCCAGTGGCCCGTGAAGCACGCCGGCGGCCCCGACACGCCGTACGCCTACGCGCCCACCTACCCCACGTCAGATGGCCTCGCCACCCTGCACGTCCCGCAGCTGCGCGCGCCGGAGGCGGCGCCGCGCGCGCTGCACCTGACCACCGGCCGGCTCGGGAATCAGTATCAGAGCGGCACCCAGACCCGCCGCAACCCCGCGCTGAAAGCCGAGCAGAGCGTGCAGATCCATCCCGAGACCGCCCGTGAACACGGCCTGGGCGCCGGGGACCTCGTCACGCTGCGCACCCCGCACGGACAGGCGACCGCGCCCGTCGCCCTGACGCCCGGCCTGCGGCCCGACACGGTGTTCATCTCGTTTCACTGGCCTGAAACCGCCAACCTCCTGACCGACCCTCACGCCCTCGACCCGCATTCGCGCATGCCGGGCTTCAAGGTCACGCCCGTCACCCTGCACCCCGCCCGCCTGCCCGCGCCGGTTTCCGCGCGCGGAACCCTGAGCGTGTCGTGA
- a CDS encoding MFS transporter, translating into MTVPTAVPPLSPDARRVVTAATLGFTLMFAVWVMFAIVALPIRQALGLSDAQFTLLTAIPVLTGSLLRLPAGIWADRYGGQRVFVANLLLTAAFSLALAWADGYRTLLTLALGVGLAGASFAVGNAWIAQWVPTARQGLALGTFGAGNAGASLTKLLAPLMITLVPAGLLIPGGWHFVPFVFGLLLLACAALTARFTPPDAPRPAARPLGDWLRPLRRAQVWRFGLYYVVFFGAYVAYSLFLPKYYVDHYGAPLAQAGLLTALFIFPASLLRPLGGYLSDRFGPRGVTTASFGLMLAGLLPLLRDVPMTPFMLLTTVVGVGMGIGKASTYTLVAQWNPGQMGVVGGLVGLLGGLGGFFLPLLFTALKPTLGAQAAFVTLFALTALSGVVFVANMVRLKVLGRAPSYA; encoded by the coding sequence ATGACTGTGCCCACTGCCGTTCCGCCTCTGAGTCCCGACGCCCGGCGCGTCGTGACCGCCGCCACCCTGGGTTTCACGCTGATGTTCGCCGTGTGGGTCATGTTCGCCATCGTGGCCCTGCCCATCCGGCAGGCCCTGGGCCTCAGTGACGCGCAGTTCACGCTGCTGACGGCCATTCCGGTCCTCACCGGCTCCCTGCTGCGCCTCCCGGCCGGCATCTGGGCCGACCGGTACGGCGGCCAGCGCGTGTTCGTGGCGAATCTGCTGCTGACGGCCGCGTTCTCCCTGGCGCTCGCGTGGGCCGACGGGTACCGCACGCTGCTCACCCTGGCGCTGGGCGTGGGCCTGGCCGGCGCGAGCTTCGCGGTGGGCAACGCGTGGATCGCGCAGTGGGTGCCCACCGCCCGGCAGGGCCTCGCGCTCGGGACCTTCGGGGCGGGGAACGCCGGGGCGAGCCTCACGAAACTTCTCGCGCCGCTCATGATCACCCTGGTCCCGGCCGGCCTGCTGATTCCCGGGGGGTGGCACTTCGTGCCGTTCGTGTTCGGGCTGCTGCTGCTTGCGTGCGCCGCCCTGACCGCCCGGTTCACGCCGCCGGACGCGCCGCGGCCCGCGGCGCGCCCGCTGGGTGACTGGCTGCGTCCCCTGCGCCGCGCGCAGGTGTGGCGGTTCGGCCTGTACTACGTGGTGTTCTTCGGCGCGTACGTCGCCTACAGCCTGTTCCTGCCGAAATACTACGTGGATCACTACGGCGCGCCGCTGGCCCAGGCGGGGCTGCTCACGGCGCTGTTCATCTTTCCGGCGAGTCTGCTGCGCCCTCTGGGCGGGTACCTGAGTGACCGGTTCGGGCCGCGCGGCGTCACCACCGCGTCGTTCGGGCTGATGCTTGCCGGTCTGCTGCCTCTGCTCCGCGACGTACCCATGACGCCGTTCATGCTCCTGACCACCGTGGTGGGCGTGGGCATGGGCATTGGGAAGGCCAGTACCTACACCCTGGTGGCGCAGTGGAACCCTGGCCAGATGGGGGTTGTGGGCGGCCTGGTGGGTCTGCTGGGCGGCCTGGGCGGCTTTTTCCTGCCGCTGCTGTTTACCGCGCTGAAACCCACGCTGGGCGCGCAGGCGGCCTTTGTGACGCTGTTCGCCCTGACGGCACTGAGCGGGGTGGTTTTCGTGGCGAACATGGTGCGCCTGAAGGTGCTGGGCCGCGCTCCCTCCTACGCCTGA
- a CDS encoding S8 family peptidase produces the protein MNARPLFSLLALSLILASCGQQQTATPQTSQGAPVLGTSNPEAIPGQYIVVFSDGAASNLSSQGASSLISTLGLDPQGVQVQHVYSAALNGFAARLSTQNVARLQADPRVKYIEQDAAMHMSATQSGATWGIDRIDQRNLPLSGTYTYDYTASGVRAYIIDTGIRTTHSQFGGRAIWGTNTTGDGTNSDCQGHGTHVAGTVGGSTYGVAKGVTLVAVKVLNCQGSGTNSGVIAGVNWAVSNKGSATAVANMSLGGGYSQAVNDAVNSAASKNLVMVVAAGNENQNACNVSPASAASAITVGATTRSDSRDTTYSNYGSCLDLFAPGTGITSAWNTGDTATNTISGTSMASPHVAGAAALRIAAGYNSTSSVTSVIINSATTNVLSSVGTGSPNRLLYTR, from the coding sequence ATGAACGCACGTCCCCTCTTCTCCCTGCTCGCGCTCAGCCTCATCCTCGCCTCCTGCGGCCAGCAGCAGACCGCCACGCCCCAGACCAGCCAGGGCGCCCCGGTGCTCGGCACCAGCAACCCCGAAGCGATCCCCGGGCAGTACATCGTCGTGTTCAGCGACGGCGCGGCCAGCAACCTCAGCAGCCAGGGCGCCAGCAGCCTGATCAGCACGCTGGGCCTCGACCCGCAGGGCGTGCAGGTGCAGCACGTCTACAGCGCCGCCCTCAACGGCTTCGCCGCCCGACTCAGCACCCAGAACGTCGCCCGGCTCCAGGCTGATCCCCGCGTGAAGTACATCGAGCAGGACGCCGCGATGCACATGAGCGCCACGCAGTCCGGCGCCACCTGGGGCATCGACCGCATTGACCAGCGCAACCTCCCCCTGAGCGGCACCTACACCTACGACTACACCGCCAGCGGCGTCAGGGCCTACATCATCGACACCGGCATCCGCACCACGCACAGCCAGTTCGGCGGGCGGGCCATCTGGGGCACGAACACCACCGGGGACGGCACCAACAGCGACTGCCAGGGACACGGCACCCACGTCGCCGGGACGGTCGGCGGCAGCACCTACGGCGTTGCCAAGGGCGTGACCCTGGTCGCCGTGAAGGTCCTGAACTGCCAGGGCAGCGGCACGAACTCCGGCGTAATCGCCGGCGTGAACTGGGCCGTGAGCAACAAGGGCAGCGCGACCGCCGTGGCCAACATGAGCCTGGGCGGCGGGTACAGCCAGGCCGTGAACGACGCCGTGAACAGCGCCGCGAGCAAGAACCTCGTGATGGTGGTCGCCGCCGGCAACGAGAACCAGAACGCCTGCAACGTCTCCCCGGCCAGCGCCGCAAGCGCCATCACGGTCGGCGCTACCACCCGCAGTGACAGCCGTGACACCACGTACAGCAACTACGGCAGCTGCCTGGACCTCTTCGCGCCCGGCACCGGCATCACCAGCGCCTGGAATACCGGTGACACCGCCACAAACACCATCAGTGGCACCTCGATGGCCTCCCCGCACGTCGCCGGCGCCGCCGCGCTGAGAATCGCCGCCGGGTACAACAGCACCAGCAGCGTCACCAGCGTCATCATCAACAGCGCCACCACCAACGTGCTGAGCAGCGTCGGCACTGGCAGCCCCAACCGCCTGCTCTACACCCGCTGA